Proteins encoded in a region of the Pseudomonas sp. GOM7 genome:
- a CDS encoding HlyD family secretion protein: MTHAEPARPLAAKPVDLDSGYAMDAKTLRRLALFAAMLLCIALAFGAYWLLQGRFLETTDNAYVRADIVEVSSQLAGRITRVQAQDNQWVEAGDVLARLDDADYVYQEQRIQTQINDLQVQLHSLSNQQEQQQARIEAQAAEVQAGSAELGRQQDNLERLRALRRNGFVSEEQFSSLSANVAVARANVDKAKAGLKAYRLELEQLDNRRQQLQNQLDGAHNDLAQARLNLARTRIVAPIAGRVGNRSLREGQYVRPGEALLALVPRELWVQANFKETQVARMHPQQKVELRFDALPNLRLQGTLDSLYPATGAEFSLLPPDNATGNFTKVIQRVPVKIRLPENIPELERIRPGMSVIATVDSRD, translated from the coding sequence ATGACCCACGCCGAACCTGCACGCCCCCTCGCAGCCAAACCAGTCGACCTGGATTCAGGCTACGCCATGGATGCCAAGACCCTGCGCCGCCTCGCCCTGTTCGCCGCCATGCTGCTCTGCATTGCCCTGGCTTTCGGGGCGTACTGGCTGCTGCAAGGACGCTTTCTGGAAACCACCGACAATGCCTATGTCCGCGCCGATATCGTCGAGGTCTCCAGCCAGCTTGCCGGGCGCATCACGCGCGTACAGGCGCAGGACAACCAATGGGTCGAGGCCGGTGACGTGCTGGCCCGCCTCGACGACGCCGATTACGTCTATCAGGAGCAGCGCATCCAGACGCAGATCAACGACCTGCAGGTTCAGTTGCACAGCCTGTCCAATCAGCAGGAGCAGCAACAGGCGCGAATCGAGGCGCAGGCCGCCGAGGTTCAGGCCGGCAGCGCCGAACTCGGTCGCCAGCAGGACAATCTCGAACGCCTGCGCGCCCTGCGCCGCAACGGCTTCGTCTCGGAGGAGCAGTTTTCCAGCCTCAGCGCCAATGTCGCAGTAGCCCGCGCCAACGTCGACAAGGCCAAGGCCGGGCTAAAGGCTTATCGCCTAGAACTCGAGCAGCTCGATAATCGCCGCCAGCAATTGCAGAATCAGCTCGACGGCGCCCACAACGACCTGGCCCAGGCACGTCTGAACCTGGCCCGCACGCGGATAGTCGCGCCGATCGCCGGACGGGTCGGCAACCGCTCGCTACGCGAGGGGCAGTACGTGCGTCCGGGCGAGGCGCTGCTCGCCCTGGTGCCACGCGAGCTTTGGGTGCAGGCCAACTTCAAGGAAACCCAGGTCGCGCGCATGCACCCACAGCAAAAGGTCGAGCTGCGCTTCGACGCCCTCCCCAACCTGCGCCTGCAAGGCACCCTCGATAGCCTGTACCCGGCCACGGGCGCCGAATTCAGCCTGCTGCCGCCGGACAACGCCACCGGCAACTTCACCAAGGTGATCCAGCGCGTGCCGGTGAAGATCCGCCTGCCGGAAAACATTCCCGAACTGGAGCGCATACGCCCAGGCATGTCGGTCATCGCGACGGTGGACAGCCGTGACTGA